In Flavobacterium enshiense, the genomic stretch GCCTTTTGAGAGTGAAAAATTATGTATTTCATAATTCTTTGTTTCCTAAAGATTTAGCGTACAATATGGTTTTTATTACAGAAAGGAAAGGCTGTTTCAAAAAATATGACTATTTTCACGGACTAAAATTTGTTTCGAAGTGAAAAGCAATAACAAACTCTTTATAGCGATTATTATCGCACTAATTCTTGGTGTTATTTTGGGAGGGATTGTTCACTACCAGTTTATTGACTCCAAGGAAGTTTTTTCAAAAAATATTAAATTATTAGGAACTGTGTTCATCCGAATGGTTCAAATGATTATCGCGCCGTTGGTTTTTACAACTTTAGTAGTAGGAATTGCCAAAATGGGAGATATGAAAATGGTTGGCCGTGTAGGAGCCAAAGCAATGGGATGGTTCATTTCAGCTTCATTGATTTCGCTTTTGTTGGGAATGGTGCTGGTAAATACCTTAGCGCCAGGAAAAGGAACCAATATTAAGATGGATGATGCTTCTTCGGCTTCCGAGTTATTGGAAAAAACACAATCCTTTTCATTAGAGGAGTTCGTTAAACACGTTGTTCCGAAGAGTGTATTTGAGTCTTTTGCCACCAATGAAATCCTGCAGATTGTAATCTTCTCTATCTTTTTCGGTATTGCATTATCTTCGTTCAGTAAAAAAGAAGCTAAACCCATTTTAAAACTTTTCGACCGCATTTCGCATGTGGTTTTGAAAATGGTTACCTATATTATGTGGTTGGCACCGCTGGGTGTTTTTGGAGCTGTTGCAGCTGCGGTTGCAAGCTACGGATTTGAAATCTTCAGTTTGTATGCGAATTATCTTTTAGCGTTTGCCTTTGGAATTATTGTCTTATGGATACTTCTGCTTTTAGTGGGTTATCTGATACTTGGTAATCGTCTTTGGGATTTGTTAAGAAGAATCAAGAGTCCGCTACTGATTGCCTTTTCCACAACCAGTAGTGAGGCGGTTTTCCCTAAAATGGTGGAGGAGCTGGAGCGTTTCGGTTGTCAGCCGAGAATTGTGTCGTTTACATTACCTTTAGGATATTCGTTTAACCTTGATGGAAGTATGATGTACATGACCTTCGCCAGTATTTTTATTGCACAGGTTTATGGAATTGACATGCCGTTGGACAAACAGCTGACGATGTTGCTGGTTTTAATGCTTACAAGTAAAGGTGTAGCCGGTGTGCCGAGAGCTTCCTTAATTGTTGTTGTGGCGACTTGTGCCATGTTCGGTATCCCGCCGGAAGGAATTGCACTTATTTTACCGATTGACCATTTCTGTGACATGGCAAGAAGTATGACTAACGTGTTAGGAAATGCGTTGGCAACCAGTGCGGTTGATAAATGGGAAACTAAAAGTGTAAATTAATTATAAAATAAATATCCAAATGAAAGAAGATTTTCACTGGACACAGTTATTAAATCCTGAATTTTACATTAACCTTGAAATAGCCGGGCATCACATTGGAATTTATGTGGTTCTGTTTATTGTTTTTGCCGAAACCGGTTTATTTGCTGGGTTCTTTTTGCCGGGCGACAGTTTGTTGTTCCTTAGCGGAATTTACAGCGAAACGCTAATGCAGGAATTGATTCATATTGAGAACGAATTTACCAATGTAGCTGTTTTAGCAACCTTGGTGGGGATTGCCGGAATTATAGGTAATATATTTGGATATTGGTTTGGAGCCAAAAGTGGACATTTTCTGTACTCTAAAAAAGATAATTTCTGGTTTAAAAAGAAGTACCTTATCCAATCCCGTTTGTTTTTTGAGAAACATGGGGGAAGAGCTATCATTTTTGCCCGATTTTTACCTATCATAAGAACATTTGCTCCTATTGTGGCCGGAATCGTTCATATGCCAAAGAAAAAATTCATGTTTTATAACATACTTAGTTCATTCCTTTGGTCGTTCGTGTTAATATTCGCCGGACACTATCTTTATACTTATTTGTTAGAGCGTAATATTATCGACCTTAAGAAAAATATCGAATTGATCGTAATTGGAATCATTGTTATTTCAACAGCGCCTTTAGTGATCAATTCAATTAAAAATAAAATGAAAGTCAGAAAGTAAAGACCATGGATGTTAGCTATTGGGAACTGAAGAATTGGTTTACCAACGTTGATTATACGGTTGTTGGCAGCGGTATTGTGGGTCTTCATGCTGCCTTACGTCTTCGTGAACGCTTTCCCGATAGCAAAATTCTCATACTTGAAAAAGGGGCACTGCCCGAAGGAGCCAGTACTAAAAACGCCGGTTTTGCCTGCTTTGGCAGTTTGTCCGAAATCATAGAGGATTTACGAAATTACAGTGAAGAGGAAGTTGTTCAGTTGATACAGAAACGCTGGAACGGACTTAATCTGTTGCGCAAACGTTTAGGTGATGCCACCATCGATTTCAAACCTTATGGAGGTTATGAAGTTTTTCTGAAGGAGGATGAAAGTACTTATGCCGAATGCCTTCAGAAATTGCCTTTCATTAATGAAATCCTGAGACCGCTTTTCAGAACCGATGTTTTTGCCAAAGAAGTAGATCGTTTTGATTTTAAAGGAATTCATGAGTATCTGATCTTTAATCCATTCGAAGGGCAAATCGATACCGGAAACATGATGCAGGCTTTGCTGAAAGAAGCATCCACAAACAATATTCTGATTTTAAACCGGCAGACCGTAACGGATTTTCATGATTCGGGAAATGGGGTCCAGGTGAATACTACTGATTTTTCGTTCACTTCTAAAAAACTGTTGTTTGCTACCAACGGTTTTGCAGATAAATTAACTAAAGGAGAGGTTCGTCCCGCAAGAGCCCAAGTCCTGATTACAGAACCGATTCCTAACCTTGATATTAAGGGAACTTTTCATATAGACGGCGGCTATTATTATTTCCGCAACATAGATAACAGAATCTTATTGGGTGGTGGAAGAAACCTTGACTTTGAAGGAGAAGCCACTTCCGAATTCGGCCTGACCGAAAAAATCCAAAATCGTTTGGAACAATTGCTTTCCGAAGTGATTTTGCCCAATACCGAATATAAAATTGCGCACCGCTGGAGCGGCATTATGGGCTTAGGCTCACACAAAAAACCAATTATTGAACAATTGTCTGAAAATGTGTGTTGCGGTGTTCGCCTAGGAGGAATGGGCGTAGCCATAGGGAGTCTGGTCGGGCAGGAATTAGCAGATTTAGTATAAAAATAATAAGTGATATGATGAAAAAGTACCTATCGTTTAAAGTTTTATTTGTATTAGTATTTCTGAGTTTTCAAGCTAACGTAAAGGCACAGTTAGCTACGTTGGATATGTCCGGAAATTATAAGGTGACCGGAACCAGCGCAATATGGTGGGATTATCAGTATAAGCCTACTGGAAGCTCTACTTATACACAATCAGCTATAATTCAGGGCGGTACTACGTCTTTGGTTAGACTCAACCCTTTTGTTTCCTGGGATTTCAGGATCCGTTTTTATGGTTATACCGGCCAGCCGGGGCCTTGGGGTTCTGATATTACGGTGAATTCGGATTATGCGGCAATTTCAAAATCCGTTGGTTACACGTTTGATTTTAATTCAAATGCATTAAATGATGGATGGCGTGGGTATCGCCTGGAAAATGTTACTTCGAATACAAATAGTAATATTGAGCCAGCAACCTCTTACTATAATGGTGTTTCTGGAATGTCCATGTTTATGGGTTGGGGTTCTAGTTATGGTACTATGTTGGTTTCTCCTAAAATTCCGGATTTAGCAACAGACAAGAAGTTTTCGATTTACGCTATGGCCGATCAATCGAATAGCTCTATTGTTTTAGGTACCATTGCAGATCCTTACGATTCTTCAACTTTTCATCCGTTAAAAACGGTTACTCTTTCAGGATTGGGATTTAAGGAAATTAAGGTTTTTCTAAACAATTATAATGGACAGGATAAATATATTGCCATTAAGAGTTCGGGAAATTATGGTAGAGTTTTTTTTGATGACTTCAGTTATCAGCAGTCAGTGAACTGTTTTGACAATACCAATTTGGCAGTTTCAGATGTGACGGAAAGTACTGCAAAAATTAACTTTACAGCGGATTCCGCTCAAAATAGTTGGGAACTGGAACTTAAGAACGTGACCTACGGCATTACGGAAACTATGATGATTGGTACTAATGTTGATTACCAGCTTCAGAATTTAACAGGGAACACTACCTATCAGGTAAGGCTAAGAGCTAATTGTGCGGAAGGACTGTACTCGAATTGGACTCCGACACAATCTTTTACAACCTCTTGTTCTACAATCGCTGCGGGATACCAGACATCTTTTTTGGAGAAAAATTATTTCAATCCTTGTTGGTCCAGAATAGAAGTTGGTGCGAATGTTTATCAGGCCCCTATTGGCGGTAATACTAGTATAGTACCCAGAACAGGAAGCAAGTATATTCAGATGATCAATTCATCTGTTTCAGCAGCAAATAAATCATACCTGATAACACCTTATATAACTGATCTTGCTAACGATAAGAGGGTGAAATTCTTCATGGTAGCGAAAGGAAATTACAATTATATTACAAGTTCATTAATTGTAGGAACAATGTCAAACCCTTCAGACGAGACCACATTTGTACCCCTGAAGACCATTTCACCATTGGAAATGAATGAAATCAATGGTTTTGAAGTGAATGATTTTTGGAAAGAACATATTGTATATTTGGATAATTACGACAATAATATTAATCATCACTATATTGCCATTAAGCAAAACAATATTGCTGACGGAAGCACCTTTCATATTGACGATTTTACTTACGAAGTAATACCGTCCTGTAAAGAGCCGGTAAATCTTAAGATGGTCAAATCGACTTATGACTCAGCGATATTGAGTTGGGAAAATAATAACACGCCTTCCAATGGAAGCTGGCAAATAGAATACGGTCCTGCCGGCTTTACATTAGGAACCGGAGTAACTGTAAATGCTTCGATAACAACAGCTACACTTACAAACCTCTTGCCTTTTACGAATTACGAATTTTATGTTCGAAGCCAATGCGGTGCCGGATTCAGCAATTGGTCTGACCGTGGTGTTTTCAAAACGAAATGCGAAGGAGTTACTGCTGGTTATACCCATGATTTTGAGAATGGGAATTTTGACTCCAACTGTTGGGCAAGAATTACACCTAAAATTAGGAATAATTTTTACAGTCCAGATGCTTTTATTTATTATACATCGCCATATGGTTCCACGCCGACAACTCCTCATTCCGGGACCAAGATGATTAGTATTATGTCATCAAACAGCAGTCCGGATAATTATGAAAATGAGAAGACCATTTTAGTACCACCACGTCTTATTGATTTAAACAATGAAAGGAAGATTTCTTTTTGGGCATACGTCCCATCAAGTGTTTACAATAAGCTTACAAATATTCAGGTTGGGACACTTAGTAATCCTGAAGATTACCAAACTTTTGTGCCTTTTGAAGATATAACGACCGGCTTTCAGTTGGATGCCTGGAAAAAGTATGAAGTTGACTTCTCAGGATACTATGGCAGTAATAAGTTTATAGGGATACGAATTTTTACCTATGATGGAGATAATTATATTGTTTATCTCGATGATTTTGCGTACGAGAATCATAATTGTGCAAAACCAACTAATTTATCTGCATTACAGTCCGGTTCAGATCGTGTGGCTTTAAATTGGAACATCAATAATAATAATCCGGTTCATTGTGAGGTTGAATACGGGGAATATGGTTTTACTCCGGGAACAGGTACCGTTGTTACTGTAACAAGTCTTCCGTTAACCATTACGAATCTGACTCCCAATACAAAATATCAGTTTAGAGTAAGAAACATCTGTGATTCAAACGTGGTAAACTGGAGTAATCTTTACAGTTTTAAAATTTCATGTATGGTAAGTGCTCCATTCGAAGAAAAATTCGATCAGTATACACCCACTAATGCTTATCTAATACCAGGTTTTTGTTGGACGGTTTATGAGAGTAGTACCAGTCCTAACCAGATATCGACTTACAGTGGAGTTAAGCAATATTCTTTTAATAACTTTAGCAGTTCACCTAATTCTGCACAATTATACTGCTATAACGTTTCTTCCAATACTGTTGCGAGCACGGCGTATTTTATATCTCCTTTTTTAAGTGATTTTGACAATACGAAGAGAATTAAATTTTGGGCAAAGTCATGGAATGTTAAAAGTGGTGAATATGTATCGGTTGGTGTTTTATCGAATCCTTTAGATTTAAACACATTTGTAAATTATCAGAATATTTATTTCGATAATGTACCGCCATACGGAAAAGAAGTAAATATTGATTTTACAAACTATACAGGTAATGGTAAATACATTGCTTTCAAATTGGTTAGCAGTGACGGCGATTCCAAGGCTGTTTATTTTGACGATTTCAAATACCTGAGCCGACAGAATTGTATGGAGCCGGTTAATATCGAATTTTTAAATTTATCCAATGATTCTGTCTTATTGAAATGGAATAACACTAATGGCGAAAATGTAAAAATTGAGTATGGTCCGACAGGTTTTTTACCAGGGACAGGTCTTGTGGCTTACAGTACAACGAATCAAAGTTTAGTCGAGGGACTTTCTCAGAATACCGCTTACGACTTTTATTTTAAGACATTATGTGGTTCAGGAGAGTCTATAATCGTAGGGCCTAAGAAGATAACTACTACCTGTAATATTTATGCATTGCCTTGGGTGGAAAACTTTAGTAATATGTCCACTTACGGAAACAATTTGTTGCCTGACTGTTTTAAAATGTTATATGGTAATTTTTCGGCTAAAAATGCTCCGCAAACTGTTAGTGGTTATAATTATGATCACATAATAAATGGTTCTGGAGACAGCACATATCTTCATTTTATCAATAATTTTTCTACTAAAATTCATACTCCGATGTTTAATCTGGTTGCAGGGACAACATATAAATTCAGTCTTTTTGCAAGATGTTCTTACCAGTATGGCCCAGGGGCCATTTATGCTACCGCAGGTAGAGGTCAGGAAGAACATTACATGGAGGCAAATCTTCAAACCATTGGAAGTCTCTCGGAATATAACTATAACCAGCTTAATTTCTATTTTACACCAGTTGAATCAGGTGATTACAGTTATCTGGTTAATTTTATGGGAAGCAGTTCCATTAACATGATTGCTGATAAATTTCAACTTGAAGAAGGTTATGAGAATCTTATAACAGAATCTAGTGAGGTATTTGATTTTCAATCGGGCGTAAGTAGTAAGCTGATTCTTGAAAGTACTTTACAGAGCAAGGTCCTTAATTCGGGGGAACCTGGTAATTCAACAAATAAGCTTTTAATAATGAATGGTTCCACCGATTCATCAGCATGGATGGCAAAGGGTGATGTTTTGAAGAACAATGAAATTACAATTGGTGATGTTTGGAAGAATAATGTAAATAATATTACGAAAGTAAATATGAAAGTGGCTTCGGGTTCTGTTTCAGGGAACTTATATCTGCGATTTAATTTAAAGCAAACCTTTATCAATAGCAATAATGAGTCGATGTTCAGGGTTTTGGTAAATGGGAACGTACTGGAAACAATTCGACCGACTACTTCTAATCAGGATGCTTTTGTAACTTATGAATATGATTTAACGCCATACCTTGGCAGTGATTTAAGAATTTCACTTCAACACATCGGAAAATCTGCAGGCGGGACTATAGGCGATAAGGCCTTTTTAGATAATATTGTCTTTTCACCTTCATCGCTGCTTTCTAGTGAAGAAGTTGTATGGAGTAATTTGAAAGTCTATCCGAATCCAACAAAAAACCATATTACAGTTTCTAACAGTGAAATACTTTCAAAAATTGAAATTATAAATATAGCTGGACAAGTTTTGTTTTCTAATAAGCCAAATCAGACTGAAGTTAAATTAGATTTGTCCAATTACCCTGTTAGTGTTTATTTTGTCAGGGTAACAAGTGATAATAAAAGTGCAATTATTAAAATTGTGAAAAATTAGAATTAGTATAAAGAGAGATATGGCTGCCAAAAAACCTGTAAAAAAACAACCGGCTAAAGCAAAACCCAAAACCGAAAAACGCAGTTTGAGAAGAAGGATAGCTGTATTTTTCCTGAAGCTTTTTTTATGGCTTTTCGGGTTGTCTATCCTATCGGTTATTATTTTCAAATTCGTTCCGGTACCCTTTACACCTTTAATGATAACTCGTGCATTGGAGCAAAAAGAAGCCGGAAAAGAAATGACCTGCAGCCATGATTGGGTGCCGTTGGAAGATATTTCGACAAATCTTCAAAAAGCCGTCATTGCCAGTGAAGACGGTAATTTCTTAAGACACAATGGTTTCGATTTTAAAGCCTTGGCCAATGCATACGAAAGCAATCAAAGAGGAAAAAAATTAAAAGGTGGGAGTACAATATCCCAACAGACGGCTAAAAATGTCTTTTTATGGCAGGGCCGAAGTTATCTGCGTAAAGGTTTGGAAGCCTATTTTACCGTGATGATTGAATTGATTTGGGGCAAAGAACGTATCATGGAAGTCTACCTAAACAGTATCGAAATGGGTGATGGCGTGTATGGCGCTCAAGCGGCCTGCGAACATTGGTACTCAAAAGATGCAAAAAGTTTAACGAAATATCAAGCTGCAGGAATAGCTGCCATCCTTCCCAATCCAAGAAAATTTAAGGCGTCTAATTCTTCGTCATATACTAACAGAAGAAAGGATAAGATTGTTCGCGTCATGCGTCATATCGGAAAGATAGATTATGACTCCGGGAAGTAAGTTCGAATTTATTAGATAAATACAAGAAAAAAGTGTTTCCATGAGGAAGCACTTTTTTTATTTTCAGTAACATTTTTTAAAGCAATACGTCTAATTGTCATTAATCAAAAAATAAATAAAATGACATCACACGAAATAGATTACCATATTTATGGTGAAGAAATGCAATATGTAGAAATCGAATTGGATCCTCAGGAAGTGGTTATTGCCGAGGCGGGCAGTTTCATGATGATGGATAACGGGATCAAAATGGAAACGATTTTTGGAGACGGTTCCGGAGAGCAACAAGGTTTTTTAGGTAAATTGATGACCGCCGGAAAACGCGTTTTAACTGGAGAAAGTCTGTTCATGACAGCTTATATAAATAATGATGCAGGAAAACGAAAAGTGTCGTTTGCATCACCTTATCCGGGAAAAATTGTTCCTATCGATTTAACAGAATACCAAGGGAAATTCATTTGCCAGAAAGATTCATTTCTTTGTGCTGCAAAAGGGGTTTCTGTTGGGATTGAATTCTCTCAGAAATTAGGCCGCGGATTATTCGGCGGAGAAGGCTTTATTATGCAGAAAATCGAAGGCGACGGGATGGCGTTCGTGCATTCGGGCGGAACTCTGGCGCGTAAGGAATTACAGCCGGGCGAAGTTCTGAAAGTTGATACGGGGTGTATCGTAGGATTCACCAAAGATGTCGATTATGACATCGAATTTGTTGGCGGAATCAAAAATTCGATTTTCGGTGGGGAAGGACTGTTCTATGCGACACTTCGCGGACCAGGAATCGTTTACATTCAATCGTTACCTTTCAGTAGATTGGCCGATCGAATCATCGCAGCGGCTCCAAAAGCTGGAGGAAGCGGAAGGGAAGAAGGCAGTTTGCTTGGCGGATTAGGACGAATGATCGACGGAGACAACCGATTCTAAGAGTTATGTATAATAAAGAAAAGAGGCTGTATCAGTTTTGAGTCAGCCTCTTTTTTGTTTGCAGGTACTTTATTGGCACAGATCGCGAATCCGCGCTAACTGGTGTTTTCAGAATTTTAGACTATAAAACCGCGCGAAAGGATTAGCGTCGCTGAATTTCATTTCGAGCGGGAGCAGGGATAATTTTTTCATCGCTTTTTATCATTTAAAAATTCATTCAATAAATGTTCGGGTTCGATGTTTTTGTTATAAATCGGTTGATGAAAATCATTGAGTTTGCTTAGTAATCTGATTAAATCCATCTTCTCATTATGTGTTAAATCTCCTGTAACAATTTGAGTTGCTTCTCTGATCTTTCCCATTTGACTTTCTAAAGCTTTAAGGCCTTTTTTGCTGATTTTTAAAACCTTACTTCTCTTATCAATTTCAGAAGCTGTTTGATTTACCCAACCTTGTGCAATTAACCGATTGATAATTTGCATACCGGCAGGCTTTTCGTGGACATTCTTTTTTATCAAGTCCATTTTAGTCATTTCACCAAAGGCTTTAAGATTTATGAGATATATAAAATCTTCCTGAGAAGAAAAGTCTGAACCGTAGATGGCAGACCTGGAATAACTCTTAGCATATCTGTTCATATGAACAATCAAGGTGTTAATGACGCTTTCTGGACTTCGTCCCTTTTCTTTGCCTTCCCAATTGGGTTCGGTTAAATGCTCTTTACTTTTCATCTCAGCATAAATCCAGTTCTTAAATCCGGTTAAGTCCTTTTCATAGTTGTTGGCGGATGCAGCAGATTCAAAATCCTGCAAAAGATTGATGAAATCTTTTAATAATGTATAGTTCATTTTGCTGTTTTATGTAACAAGTACTTTTACACTAAAGTAGAGTGTATTATACTATATTTAACATTAAATAAAGGGAGCTTTCAGTTCCTTTTAATTTAAAATGCTCCGCCGGTAAACGCGGAGCCTAATTCTAAGTTTTGCATGTAAATTTTAATAATGCCATTTTTTGAAGATACCAGTGTTTAGAATGTTGGCAGTATTACTTTGTCTATCACGTGAATTACACCATTAGTACATTGAACATCTGTAGCAATAATGTTGCTGACGCGATTTTGGGCATCAGTGATTTTTGCTCCTCCGGCCAGTCCTATGGTGAAGCTTTGTCCCTGTAGTGTTGATACAATTTGATTATTCGTTAACTGTGACGATAGTACATTGGCTCCTGTAACCACGTGGTATTTTAGTGTTTCTTCCAATACATTTTTAGGAACAGCAGTCAATGAACTTAATCCCAATTCCTCTAACAGAGAGGTAAAAGCCTCGTTTGTCGGCGCAAATACGGTAAAAGGAGAGCCAGCAGTTCCATTAAGAACACCTGTAAAATTTTGATCCGTTACATCGGGACGGGTAAGTGCTGCTACTAGATTTGTAAAATTTGGATTGGCAACTGCATGATTCACAATTG encodes the following:
- a CDS encoding dicarboxylate/amino acid:cation symporter — its product is MKSNNKLFIAIIIALILGVILGGIVHYQFIDSKEVFSKNIKLLGTVFIRMVQMIIAPLVFTTLVVGIAKMGDMKMVGRVGAKAMGWFISASLISLLLGMVLVNTLAPGKGTNIKMDDASSASELLEKTQSFSLEEFVKHVVPKSVFESFATNEILQIVIFSIFFGIALSSFSKKEAKPILKLFDRISHVVLKMVTYIMWLAPLGVFGAVAAAVASYGFEIFSLYANYLLAFAFGIIVLWILLLLVGYLILGNRLWDLLRRIKSPLLIAFSTTSSEAVFPKMVEELERFGCQPRIVSFTLPLGYSFNLDGSMMYMTFASIFIAQVYGIDMPLDKQLTMLLVLMLTSKGVAGVPRASLIVVVATCAMFGIPPEGIALILPIDHFCDMARSMTNVLGNALATSAVDKWETKSVN
- a CDS encoding DedA family protein, giving the protein MKEDFHWTQLLNPEFYINLEIAGHHIGIYVVLFIVFAETGLFAGFFLPGDSLLFLSGIYSETLMQELIHIENEFTNVAVLATLVGIAGIIGNIFGYWFGAKSGHFLYSKKDNFWFKKKYLIQSRLFFEKHGGRAIIFARFLPIIRTFAPIVAGIVHMPKKKFMFYNILSSFLWSFVLIFAGHYLYTYLLERNIIDLKKNIELIVIGIIVISTAPLVINSIKNKMKVRK
- a CDS encoding NAD(P)/FAD-dependent oxidoreductase, with product MDVSYWELKNWFTNVDYTVVGSGIVGLHAALRLRERFPDSKILILEKGALPEGASTKNAGFACFGSLSEIIEDLRNYSEEEVVQLIQKRWNGLNLLRKRLGDATIDFKPYGGYEVFLKEDESTYAECLQKLPFINEILRPLFRTDVFAKEVDRFDFKGIHEYLIFNPFEGQIDTGNMMQALLKEASTNNILILNRQTVTDFHDSGNGVQVNTTDFSFTSKKLLFATNGFADKLTKGEVRPARAQVLITEPIPNLDIKGTFHIDGGYYYFRNIDNRILLGGGRNLDFEGEATSEFGLTEKIQNRLEQLLSEVILPNTEYKIAHRWSGIMGLGSHKKPIIEQLSENVCCGVRLGGMGVAIGSLVGQELADLV
- a CDS encoding T9SS-dependent choice-of-anchor J family protein is translated as MMKKYLSFKVLFVLVFLSFQANVKAQLATLDMSGNYKVTGTSAIWWDYQYKPTGSSTYTQSAIIQGGTTSLVRLNPFVSWDFRIRFYGYTGQPGPWGSDITVNSDYAAISKSVGYTFDFNSNALNDGWRGYRLENVTSNTNSNIEPATSYYNGVSGMSMFMGWGSSYGTMLVSPKIPDLATDKKFSIYAMADQSNSSIVLGTIADPYDSSTFHPLKTVTLSGLGFKEIKVFLNNYNGQDKYIAIKSSGNYGRVFFDDFSYQQSVNCFDNTNLAVSDVTESTAKINFTADSAQNSWELELKNVTYGITETMMIGTNVDYQLQNLTGNTTYQVRLRANCAEGLYSNWTPTQSFTTSCSTIAAGYQTSFLEKNYFNPCWSRIEVGANVYQAPIGGNTSIVPRTGSKYIQMINSSVSAANKSYLITPYITDLANDKRVKFFMVAKGNYNYITSSLIVGTMSNPSDETTFVPLKTISPLEMNEINGFEVNDFWKEHIVYLDNYDNNINHHYIAIKQNNIADGSTFHIDDFTYEVIPSCKEPVNLKMVKSTYDSAILSWENNNTPSNGSWQIEYGPAGFTLGTGVTVNASITTATLTNLLPFTNYEFYVRSQCGAGFSNWSDRGVFKTKCEGVTAGYTHDFENGNFDSNCWARITPKIRNNFYSPDAFIYYTSPYGSTPTTPHSGTKMISIMSSNSSPDNYENEKTILVPPRLIDLNNERKISFWAYVPSSVYNKLTNIQVGTLSNPEDYQTFVPFEDITTGFQLDAWKKYEVDFSGYYGSNKFIGIRIFTYDGDNYIVYLDDFAYENHNCAKPTNLSALQSGSDRVALNWNINNNNPVHCEVEYGEYGFTPGTGTVVTVTSLPLTITNLTPNTKYQFRVRNICDSNVVNWSNLYSFKISCMVSAPFEEKFDQYTPTNAYLIPGFCWTVYESSTSPNQISTYSGVKQYSFNNFSSSPNSAQLYCYNVSSNTVASTAYFISPFLSDFDNTKRIKFWAKSWNVKSGEYVSVGVLSNPLDLNTFVNYQNIYFDNVPPYGKEVNIDFTNYTGNGKYIAFKLVSSDGDSKAVYFDDFKYLSRQNCMEPVNIEFLNLSNDSVLLKWNNTNGENVKIEYGPTGFLPGTGLVAYSTTNQSLVEGLSQNTAYDFYFKTLCGSGESIIVGPKKITTTCNIYALPWVENFSNMSTYGNNLLPDCFKMLYGNFSAKNAPQTVSGYNYDHIINGSGDSTYLHFINNFSTKIHTPMFNLVAGTTYKFSLFARCSYQYGPGAIYATAGRGQEEHYMEANLQTIGSLSEYNYNQLNFYFTPVESGDYSYLVNFMGSSSINMIADKFQLEEGYENLITESSEVFDFQSGVSSKLILESTLQSKVLNSGEPGNSTNKLLIMNGSTDSSAWMAKGDVLKNNEITIGDVWKNNVNNITKVNMKVASGSVSGNLYLRFNLKQTFINSNNESMFRVLVNGNVLETIRPTTSNQDAFVTYEYDLTPYLGSDLRISLQHIGKSAGGTIGDKAFLDNIVFSPSSLLSSEEVVWSNLKVYPNPTKNHITVSNSEILSKIEIINIAGQVLFSNKPNQTEVKLDLSNYPVSVYFVRVTSDNKSAIIKIVKN
- the mtgA gene encoding monofunctional biosynthetic peptidoglycan transglycosylase; translation: MAAKKPVKKQPAKAKPKTEKRSLRRRIAVFFLKLFLWLFGLSILSVIIFKFVPVPFTPLMITRALEQKEAGKEMTCSHDWVPLEDISTNLQKAVIASEDGNFLRHNGFDFKALANAYESNQRGKKLKGGSTISQQTAKNVFLWQGRSYLRKGLEAYFTVMIELIWGKERIMEVYLNSIEMGDGVYGAQAACEHWYSKDAKSLTKYQAAGIAAILPNPRKFKASNSSSYTNRRKDKIVRVMRHIGKIDYDSGK
- a CDS encoding TIGR00266 family protein — translated: MTSHEIDYHIYGEEMQYVEIELDPQEVVIAEAGSFMMMDNGIKMETIFGDGSGEQQGFLGKLMTAGKRVLTGESLFMTAYINNDAGKRKVSFASPYPGKIVPIDLTEYQGKFICQKDSFLCAAKGVSVGIEFSQKLGRGLFGGEGFIMQKIEGDGMAFVHSGGTLARKELQPGEVLKVDTGCIVGFTKDVDYDIEFVGGIKNSIFGGEGLFYATLRGPGIVYIQSLPFSRLADRIIAAAPKAGGSGREEGSLLGGLGRMIDGDNRF
- a CDS encoding MarR family winged helix-turn-helix transcriptional regulator, which translates into the protein MNYTLLKDFINLLQDFESAASANNYEKDLTGFKNWIYAEMKSKEHLTEPNWEGKEKGRSPESVINTLIVHMNRYAKSYSRSAIYGSDFSSQEDFIYLINLKAFGEMTKMDLIKKNVHEKPAGMQIINRLIAQGWVNQTASEIDKRSKVLKISKKGLKALESQMGKIREATQIVTGDLTHNEKMDLIRLLSKLNDFHQPIYNKNIEPEHLLNEFLNDKKR